In Tachyglossus aculeatus isolate mTacAcu1 chromosome 10, mTacAcu1.pri, whole genome shotgun sequence, the following proteins share a genomic window:
- the LSMEM1 gene encoding leucine-rich single-pass membrane protein 1: protein MNRSTRDSSRGPWQAGKLYAVNSLNDLNKLTLCPTGSQQLLPPEDKTRGSSPNLGTWGAIQRRSSFLIGLILALIVSLVLVSFVIFLIVQTGNRMEEVSRRLAAEGKDIEELKKMNSLILKRLAQTGLEDQ from the exons ATGAATCGCTCTACCCGGGACTCGTCCCGGGGCCCCTGGCAGGCGGGAAAGCTCTATGCAGTTAATTCCCTGAACGACTTGAACAAACTCACGCTTTGCCCGACAGGATCGCAGCAACTGCTAC CCCCCGAAGACAAGACGAGGGGGAGCAGCCCAAACTTGGGGACCTGGGGGGCTATCCAGAGGCGAAGCTCATTCCTCATTGGGCTGATCCTTGCCCTGATCGtcagcctggtcctggtctcctttgTCATCTTCCTGATTG TTCAAACAGGAAACAGGATGGAGGAAGTATCCAGAAGGCTGGCGGCCGAAGGGAAGGACATCGAGGAGCTGAAGAAGATGAACAGCCTAATCCTGAAGCGCCTGGCCCAGACGGGCCTTGAAGACCAGTAG
- the LOC119932850 gene encoding protein-tyrosine sulfotransferase 1-like — translation MVGKVKQNLLLACLVISSATVLYLGQHAMECHHRMADRGRASRAQGPRAPPATGPGPRPNRTTAYNKDTPLIFIGGVPRSGTTLMHAMLDAHPDIRCGEETRVIPRILAVKQMWSRSSKEKVRLDEAGVTDRVLDEAMRAFLLEIIVKHGEPAPFLCNKDPFALKSLTYLARIFPNAKFLLMVRDGRASVHSMISRKVTIAGFDLGSYRDCLTKWNRAIETMYNQCVEVGYERYVLVRYEQLVLHPERWMRSLLHFLGIRWDQAVLHHEEMIGKAGGVSLSKVERSTDQVVKPVNAGALSKWVGKIPADVLQDMAAIAPMLARLGYDPYANPPNYGKPDQKILENTRRVYKGKFQLPDFLKEKLQPVSRGPGPRPVSGPHAGLVSRPQGAQRNSRTMAEPSLCPPLSRLRRACAHGYGLPRDGGTSTLPTGAPISCRHCHGYSPRSPPLTLLAQVAFTGLRECQRLLGPSGSHRRT, via the exons atGGTCGGCAAAGTCAAGCAGAACCTGCTGCTTGCCTGCCTGGTCATCAGTTCCGCGACGGTGCTGTACCTGGGCCAGCACGCCATGGAGTGCCACCACCGTATGGCGGACCGCGGGCGGGCGAGCCGGGCCCAGGGCCCGCGGGCCCCGCCGGccaccggccccggcccccggcccaacCGGACCACGGCCTACAACAAGGACACACCCCTGATCTTCATCGGCGGCGTCCCCCGCAGTGGGACCACCCTGATGCACGCCATGCTGGACGCCCACCCGGACATCCGCTGCGGCGAGGAGACCCGGGTCATCCCCCGCATACTGGCCGTGAAGCAGATGTGGTCCCGTTCCAGCAAGGAGAAGGTCCGGCTGGACGAGGCCGGGGTCACGGACCGGGTGCTGGACGAGGCCATGCGGGCCTTCCTCCTGGAGATCATCGTCAAGCACGGGGAGCCCGCCCCATTCCTGTGCAACAAGGACCCCTTCGCTCTCAAGTCGCTGACTTACCTGGCCCGCATCTTCCCCAACGCCAAGTTCCTGCTGATGGTGCGGGACGGCCGAGCCTCGGTGCACTCCATGATCTCGCGCAAGGTGACCATCGCCGGCTTTGACCTGGGCAGCTACCGGGACTGCCTGACCAAGTGGAACCGGGCCATCGAGACCATGTACAACCAGTGCGTGGAGGTGGGTTACGAGCGCTACGTGCTGGTGCGCTACGAGCAGCTGGTCCTGCACCCCGAGCGCTGGATGAGGAGCCTCCTCCACTTCCTGGGCATCCGCTGGGACCAGGCCGTCTTGCACCACGAGGAGATGATCGGGAAAGCCGGGGGAGTCTCTCTGTCCAAGGTGGAAAGATCCACGGACCAAGTCGTCAAGCCAGTGAACGCAGGGGCCCTCTCGAAGTGGGTCGGGAAGATCCCCGCGGACGTCCTGCAGGACATGGCCGCCATCGCCCCCATGCTGGCCCGCCTCGGCTACGATCCCTACGCCAACCCGCCCAACTACGGGAAGCCGGATCAAAAAATCCTGGAAAACACAAGGCGGGTCTATAAAGGCAAGTTTCAGCTGCCTGATTTTCTGAAAGAAAAGCTGCAG CCGGTCAGTCGGGGTCCCGGGCCCAGGCCTGTCTCAGGCCCGCACGCTGGACTGGTTTCACGACCCCAGGGCGCTCAGAGAAACTCTAGGACCATGGCGGAGCCCTCTTTATGCCCGCCACTGAGCCGACTGCGGAGAGCTTGTGCCCACGGGTACGGGCTGCCTCGGGATGGGGGCACGTCCACCCTCCCGACTGGGGCTCCCATCAGCTGCCGTCACTGCCATGGCTACAGCCCCCGTTCCCCTCCCTTGACACTCCTGGCCCAAGTGGCTTTTACCGGTCTACGAGAATGCCAGAGGCTCCTTGGCCCTTCTGGAAGCCACAGACGCACATGA